Proteins encoded within one genomic window of Pongo pygmaeus isolate AG05252 chromosome 4, NHGRI_mPonPyg2-v2.0_pri, whole genome shotgun sequence:
- the LOC129037489 gene encoding uncharacterized protein LOC129037489: MLQASNQSPSSQRPLDVLRRNQDPQSPASISVIIFITPKEEPALQEGFHLQDDGLPATAEDAATCLTVLSSQPAHCRASCCLRRADGLGMLAHTCEHSTEKWEHSTEKWEHSTGKWEHSTGKWEYRVLGSGSTVLGKRSTQRWEMGAQDWEMGARYCEMGAHSTGKWEHSTGKGEPIVLGNGSTVLRIGSTVLGNGSTVLGNGSIVPGNPRPGF, from the coding sequence ATGCTACAGGCCAGCAACCAGAGCCCATCATCTCAGAGGCCCCTGGATGTCCTTCGAAGGAACCAGGACCCTCAGAGCCCAGCATCCATCTCTGTCATCATCTTCATCACACCCAAAGAAGAACCAGCCTTGCAGGAGGGTTTCCATCTCCAGGATGATGGGCTGCCAGCAACTGCAGAGGATGCAGCCACCTGCTTAACTGTGCTGTCCAGCCAGCCAGCCCACTGTAGGGCCTCTTGCTGCTTAAGAAGAGCTGatgggctgggcatgttggctcacacctgtgagcaCAGTACTGAGAAATGGGAGCACAGTACTGAGAAATGGGAGCACAGTACTGGGAAATGGGAGCACAGCACTGGGAAATGGGAGTACAGAGTACTGGGGAGTGGGAGCACAGTACTGGGAAAGAGGAGTACACAGCGCTGGGAAATGGGAGCACAGGACTGGGAAATGGGAGCACGGTACTGTGAAATGGGAGCTCACAGCACTGGGAAATGGGAGCACAGTACTGGGAAGGGGGAGCCCATAGTACTGGGAAATGGGAGCACAGTACTGAGAATTGGGAGCACAGTACTGGGAAATGGGAGCACAGTACTGGGAAATGGGAGCATAGTACCTGGAAACCCCAGACCTGGATTCTAA